From the genome of Gavia stellata isolate bGavSte3 chromosome 3, bGavSte3.hap2, whole genome shotgun sequence, one region includes:
- the SLC35B3 gene encoding adenosine 3'-phospho 5'-phosphosulfate transporter 2 isoform X2: MDLKFTSSRKYISISVPSKSQTMSPHIKSVDDVVVLGMNLSKFNKPTQFFICVSGVFMFYLIYGYLQELIFSVEGFKPFGWYLTLVQFGFYSIFGLMELQLIQDKRRRIPGKTYMIIAFLTVGTMGLSNTSLGYLNYPTQVIFKCCKLIPVMIGGVFIQGKRYNIADVSAALCMSLGLIWFTLADSTVAPNFNLTGVVLISLALCADAVIGNVQEKAMKLHNGSNSEMHPVQTYGYAFLFSLTGYFGISFVLALIKIFGALLAVTVTTGRKAMTIVLSFLFFAKPFTFQYVWSGLLVVLGIFLNVYSKNMDKIKLPSLHGLWKKSVEERKTRTLSQTV, translated from the exons ATGGATCTGAAATTCACTTCatcaagaaaatacatttccatcAGTGTACCTTCCAAATCTCAAACTATGTCTCCTCATATCAAATCAGTAGATGATGTTGTAGTTCTTGGCATGAATCTCAGCAAATTTAACAAACCTACTCaatttttcatctgtgtttctgGAGTTTTTATGTTTTATCTAATCTATGGATATTTACAG gaATTGATATTTTCGGTGGAAGGTTTTAAACCTTTTGGTTGGTACCTCACTTTAGTGCAATTTggcttttattccatttttgGACTAATGGAATTGCAGTTGATTCAGGACAAAAGGAGAAG AATTCCTGGCAAAACCTACATGATAATAGCGTTTTTAACAGTGGGAACTATGGGTTTGTCAAATACCTCTTTAGGATATCTGAATTACCCTACTCAAGTCATCTTCAAGTGCTGTAAGCTGATTCCAGTTATGATAGGAGGGGTTTTTATACAAG GAAAACGTTACAATATTGCAGATGTGTCTGCTGCCCTATGTATGAGTCTTGGATTAATATGGTTTACTTTAGCTGACAGCACAGTTGCACCAAACTTCAACTTGACAG GTGTGGTCCTAATATCCCTTGCCCTCTGCGCAGATGCAGTTATAGGAAATGTACAGGAAAAAGCTATGAAGTTGCACAATGGTTCTAATTCAGAAATG CATCCAGTTCAGACTTACGGTTATGCATTCCTTTTCTCCCTGACTGGGTATTTTGGAATATCCTTTGTTCTAGCGTTGATTAAAATCTTCGGTGCCCTTCTGGCTGTAACAG taacaacaggaagaaaagcaatgaccattgtgctttcttttttgttctttgcaaaGCCATTCACATTCCA GTACGTGTGGTCAGGCTTACTGGTTGTCCTTGGTATATTTCTTAATGTTTACAGTAAGAATATGGATAAAATCAAACTGCCTTCACTGCATggtctttggaaaaaaagtgtggaagaaagaaaaacaaggacgTTGTCACAAACTGTATAG
- the SLC35B3 gene encoding adenosine 3'-phospho 5'-phosphosulfate transporter 2 isoform X1: MDLKFTSSRKYISISVPSKSQTMSPHIKSVDDVVVLGMNLSKFNKPTQFFICVSGVFMFYLIYGYLQELIFSVEGFKPFGWYLTLVQFGFYSIFGLMELQLIQDKRRRIPGKTYMIIAFLTVGTMGLSNTSLGYLNYPTQVIFKCCKLIPVMIGGVFIQGKRYNIADVSAALCMSLGLIWFTLADSTVAPNFNLTGVVLISLALCADAVIGNVQEKAMKLHNGSNSEMVLYSYSIGFVYILFGLTCTSGLSPAVTFCSKHPVQTYGYAFLFSLTGYFGISFVLALIKIFGALLAVTVTTGRKAMTIVLSFLFFAKPFTFQYVWSGLLVVLGIFLNVYSKNMDKIKLPSLHGLWKKSVEERKTRTLSQTV, from the exons ATGGATCTGAAATTCACTTCatcaagaaaatacatttccatcAGTGTACCTTCCAAATCTCAAACTATGTCTCCTCATATCAAATCAGTAGATGATGTTGTAGTTCTTGGCATGAATCTCAGCAAATTTAACAAACCTACTCaatttttcatctgtgtttctgGAGTTTTTATGTTTTATCTAATCTATGGATATTTACAG gaATTGATATTTTCGGTGGAAGGTTTTAAACCTTTTGGTTGGTACCTCACTTTAGTGCAATTTggcttttattccatttttgGACTAATGGAATTGCAGTTGATTCAGGACAAAAGGAGAAG AATTCCTGGCAAAACCTACATGATAATAGCGTTTTTAACAGTGGGAACTATGGGTTTGTCAAATACCTCTTTAGGATATCTGAATTACCCTACTCAAGTCATCTTCAAGTGCTGTAAGCTGATTCCAGTTATGATAGGAGGGGTTTTTATACAAG GAAAACGTTACAATATTGCAGATGTGTCTGCTGCCCTATGTATGAGTCTTGGATTAATATGGTTTACTTTAGCTGACAGCACAGTTGCACCAAACTTCAACTTGACAG GTGTGGTCCTAATATCCCTTGCCCTCTGCGCAGATGCAGTTATAGGAAATGTACAGGAAAAAGCTATGAAGTTGCACAATGGTTCTAATTCAGAAATG GTTTTGTATTCCTATTCAATAGGTTTTGTGTATATTTTGTTTGGATTAACATGCACTAGTGGATTAAGCCCTGCAGTAACATTTTGCTCAAAG CATCCAGTTCAGACTTACGGTTATGCATTCCTTTTCTCCCTGACTGGGTATTTTGGAATATCCTTTGTTCTAGCGTTGATTAAAATCTTCGGTGCCCTTCTGGCTGTAACAG taacaacaggaagaaaagcaatgaccattgtgctttcttttttgttctttgcaaaGCCATTCACATTCCA GTACGTGTGGTCAGGCTTACTGGTTGTCCTTGGTATATTTCTTAATGTTTACAGTAAGAATATGGATAAAATCAAACTGCCTTCACTGCATggtctttggaaaaaaagtgtggaagaaagaaaaacaaggacgTTGTCACAAACTGTATAG